The genomic segment ttagttttgcagggcgaTCGAATACTGGTACTTAGCCTCATAAAtcatgattgggccattgtgcgcgattaGTGATTTATCTCTCTACTCCAACGTTAACCACCTTTTGAGGTGTTCAAATAATAACCTATCTAGTATAGTAATGTAAGGTCAATAGAGTCGAAGTTTAGAAATACTCAAACTAAGATCAACAGAGTCTTGACCATCTGGGAGGACGTGTAAACGAACATTTCTTCGAAGTATTATTAATTTCACAATATGTGATGGTATGTACTTACGGAAGTACACTACACGCTACTATTTTTTGATAAGGTAATCTGAATGCAAATATCAATGAATGGTTCACTTCCTGATAAGATAGAAAGGCACTTAATACTTATCATTTAATCGAGTGGCAATGTTATTCAAAGCTTAATTAATTTGTCATTAGTTTTAAGTACAGTACTTACATTGCATATGCTGCTATTTGGGATGCAGATCCCATGGAATTTCTGATCATCATCCCATGGGCTCCTCTCCATAAGCCTCCCAAGCCATTTTTTCTATAAATCTTCATCATAGCATAAGTCAATCCTCTATGAGCATGTTGCGTTCCAACTGCAATTTTCTCCGAAGAGTATGACATCAGTTGAGTCTTTACCAACTGCAGCGGACTGCCGAAAAATGCACCACACATTCCTGATACTGATCCAAAGAATAAACTGTTGACAAATAGTGTATTTCCTTTTTCATCTCTTAACCAACCAAAGTTGTCTGCGTGCTGGTAAATGCCTAATctgaaaataacaataattacaGCAAAAAAATTTCAaccaatgtttattttaatatttattataataaatcaacaTACCTTACACCGTTAACAACTAATTGAAACCACAGAGCCGGTACAAGTCCTTTTTGCAACGCTATAACTCCGTCATGCTTCACAATCGTGTACATAGCGTGTGGTATGTTCTTGTAGTGTACGGCGTGCTGGCCTCGTGCTCGGAGCTCTCCTTGCAACTGCATGCGGGTCTTCACCACATCGAAGGGGTTGCTAAAGAAGCCCGCTCCCACTCCGGCCATACCACCAACGATGAAGTCCATGGTGCTATGGAATTTTACGATtcttacttatacattttttaatcATCACTAAGCAGTACTAAGTTTGATTTGATAGCACTCAGACTCTTATAGAATAATATACAAAGAAGAATATAggaatattatttaattgttaCACAAACACATGCTGTCACACTTAACACAGTAAGTAACTAAAGACAATCACACAAAATAACACACACAGGCCACTCAGCACTCAAATAATGAATCACTTTTGAAAATACTGCTTTGTAACCAGTAATAAGCACTGAACATCCAAGTAAAACTTTTGAATGAATTAAAAATCTTTgcaataaattgaaaatatatGTAAGTTGTAAGTAAAACTTTTTGGAGCCAATAATATTAAGCATTTGaacttttaaatttatttcgttAGGGTCAAAAAACTTACAATAATTGAGGTTATTTTTTAGAAATACTGCTACGAAGTTTCTAAATGAATTTGGTAGCGCGGGCAACTGGAGTTTTTTACGCAATGAGCGATATTTAGTGTCGTGTGAATGACGTAAATCGCGCAATTTGAACAAGTTATTACGATATTGTAAAACATTATTATCGTAAATTTGTAATCCTACAACACACAGTATTGTAGTCACTGAGAAAATTCCTACCTGCTTGTTTTTCACAACCGGTAAGGTTCAGTCATCATCTGTATTCTATTATAAACTCCGCCACAAGCATCGTGTGTCGTCCAAAACTGGAGAACTCCGaggaatttttattttatcttatttgTTTCGTAATACACATACGAAATTCGTCACATTCTGAAACGTCAAAGTGACAATCAGCTGACCGGAGATCGTTCGAAAACTTCAAGTTTTTCAACATTTCAATTTACAGTACGTTCTAAAACCATACTTACACTACGAACCTACGAACTTACTACGAAGAACTACGACTGGCTACACGGAAACTgtacgttaaaaaaatataaatgaacgACAGCGTCAACATGACTGTTTATGAATTTTCTTCCAATTATTTGTTTACCGCGACTTTTCAAAATTAGCGAGTAAGTGCTGAAAATCTAGGAAATGATAAATATGTAAAACTTATACGAATTATTTTTACATCTtacaaaagagaaaaaaaaaattggaaatgGCTGTTACAAACGCAATGTTCCTTTTCGAGGTGGTGATCGAAAATGTTAAAAGCTTGGTAGAGAGCCGTCAACTTGTCATACGAAGTGAATTCGCCGATATATTTTCATTAGAATTAAAAGATCCCAAGCAAATGCACATAGTTATCCCGGAGCCCCCACCGCTGCCTCCTGAACCGCCTGGAAAGAAAGGAAAGAAAAAACCTCCCCCAAAAAAGGGCAAGAAAGGAAAAGAACCGGAACCGCCTCCCGAACCGGTTATTCAGTCAGGGCAATCTGTTTTGTTCACGAGTAGTGCAGAGTTCTTAATACAGAACATGAAGAAGTTTCCCATGGAAATGTCTCTGTGGAGCAAAGAAGACAATTTAGTTTATATCGGCTCTAACAGCATTCCGTGGGACCAACGGTTCCTAGAGTACTTAGAAAAGATATGTAACTGCCAGGAACCTTTACCGGTTACTTTAAACGAAGAATATAACATATTTGAAGAAGGGACTGCTAAGCTGATGGCAAAAATTAGCATCCAAGTTAAATTGACATATCTCACTGATAGAGTCACCACCTGCTTCAGGACTCTATCTGAAGATCCGGCTGTTAAAAAAGTTTTGTACACTGGCATAAACTCCAAAACCACTTCTTACATGTGCACATTGAAAACAACTGACGAAACTTTTGAAGAAAACTGTAATAAGATCGAAAATAACTTTGTTAAAGATAAACCTAAGCCTGCAAATAAAATCGTTTTCGCCGATTATAAAAATGCCCCAGGGGCGAATCTCACGTTCTTCAACGATGGAGACTACTGTTGCATGGGCAATGCTGACAAGCCACCGGAGTCCATCTACAAAGCTCCAGAAACATGTCCCGATGTCGATCACATTGTTGACTATGTGAGGAAGATAATCGTGTCCTGTAATGATAACATGAGAATGCTAACACCGCGACCAACTATATCTCCAAGGGTGAAAGCCACAGATATTGATAGACTTTGTTATTGCAAAGAAACGAATTGGCCAGCCGGCGAGTTCGCTCAAAGATTTAAGAAAGAGGCACAAAGTGGCCCCTGTCCTATGTGTATAAATGCTGGAAAGAGGCCTCCAAACAACCGTCCAGTTACCTTTGATATAGCCAATATTAGAGGACCTTGTGGAAGACCAGATTGTAGAATAGCTAGAGATATGAGAGCATACATAGAAAATATGGTGGATGAAGATAACcaagagttcaaaattaatgatGTTATAGGCCCATGTGGTAGCAAAGATTGCAATCTGGCGGAGAAGATTCAACAATTCCTTAGACACGAAGGGGTCTTCAGTCAGGCTAGCACTTTAGAGGGACTCTCCACTCAATGCGCTTGTATGAAGACAATGCAAGACGCTCTTACCAAGAAAAACTCATGTGCCTCTATCTGTAGCAAAGATTGCGAAAACGCGGAATCCAGCGAAGAATCAGGCCGCTGTGAAGGAAAAGGCTGTCCATTTGCGCAAGACAAAAAAGTTTACAATGTTTATTACTTTACGGTGGAACATGACTTTGAAAAGGACACCACTGGCCCATCATCTCAATCGTCTGATCCAAAATTTAAGTATTGCGGCTCAAATTGCCCAAGTATGAAAACTTCAGAAAAAACTTCATGTTCTAAAACGACTTGCCCGACGCCTCTATTAGATAAGCAGGCAAGCGATGAAGGATGTATCGGACCCACGTGCACAGCTAAAAAAGATATGCCTCCAAGTCCAGCTGACAGCAATATAGTTATACATTTTGACGATATACACAATCCATGCTGCGTCAAATCGTGTGACATAGCTGAAAGAGTGAAAGACTTCATAGTAGACGGAGTAACGAGTAAGAAACGGAAAACTCAAGACGATGATCCTTGCTACTGTGACTGTGTATGTACCTTTaaattttcaaggaaaactactTATTGCGCCGTATGTGGTGGGTACGAATGTTTGGGCGACGACATGCGGGACCAACCGGACTATGCCAAGCCGCACCCGTGCCCTGTGTATCACAAGTTGTATGATAAGAAATACATTAAAACACAAAGTCCGTGGCCTGAAGAAGAAGAAAGTAAGAAACAACCGGACCAAATGAGTACGAAAAGCTCCAAGTCAGCGTCGAAGTTGGGCGCGAACCAAGAAAGGCGATTGACGACTTCAAGATCCATACGGAGCTTTGTAGATAAGAAAGAGAAAAAAactgaaaagaaagagaagaaAGAGGGGGGCGAGGATAAAGCGAAGAAAGCAAAACAAGAGAAGAAGAAAGTTGGGAAGTTCACTGCCAACGCCGATGAAGAGCGTGcgtattgtattttttatttcaatcagTATTTAGCACTCTTTAAATACAGCTGAGGATTTGGTAAGTTTTTGTCTTCAATGCAGTATCTGCCTGCATTGAGTAGATAGCCTTCTGATTAAAAAAGAAGTGTTAATGAATAGgagcaaaacaaaacaattaggcACACCGAGAACATTGGTAAATGTGAGTATTATATTTTCAGCACCACCACTAGTGGAGAAGAAACCTGAAACAAAATACCCTTACCCGCCTGTCCCCAAGAACATGGGCTGGAACTGGAACGCCGAAGACATCCCTGGCATGAAGGTGATattctatacctacctactattattttagcgtctttacataattaaaatagtactagtatttattattatttaaattgtaggaaacttgttggaaccaaataaacttttttttttctttctttctaaatataCGACACCTGtgtgataggtaggtacttacatagaCATGAAGTAATTTGCATACTTCTGTGTTTACAAATTGATTCGTTTACTACTACTCATGATTGATTTTGATGAGTAGTAAACTCATGATTTTATTTTCCAGAAATATTTGTTTACTGTTGCATTTTTTattggtaagtttttttttcatatgtattttatgttgtttttaCTGTGTTTCTAATTTGAGTTTGGtgttagaataaaataatgttttagaaTTTCATAGTTATAAAAATTTTCTTTACTTTCAGACAAGAAAGAATAGAAGCAAGCAAACTAAAGGAAACGCAAGTAAAAGTACGAACAAAGAATCTCCACGACGAAAAAGAATATAAAATTTACCTTCAAATCGTTTGTTATGGTTCGATTGTTGAttgtaaacataataaaataacgtaATAGCCCATTACTTTGTTTCTTTTCATACACGTTTACACAGCTAAGTATTTCGTGaataatttacctacttttgtaccctatttactttttttttacagccAAGACCAAAATGGAAGCCAGGCGCAGCAAACAAAATCCTAGTTAGAAGATACAGAGCAATGCGGGAAGGCATAGACATAATAGCAAAGAAAAAACGAGCTATGATGCAACGCAAGAAGAAAATAGAAATGAAACCAACTTTAGTCGTCAAGAAGCAAGGCGGCGAGTACACTGTACAGATGGAAGTCtttaaaaaatactcaaaagaaaGATTAGTATTTCAATACCCCTATGATGAAAAGCCGCCTATTGTTTACACTATAGGAAAATCAGCGGAAGAGAAATTGAAAATACAGAAGCAAAAGGAAAGACGGGAGCGAAGGGAAACGAGGAGAAAGAGCAGATTACTGCAGTCGACATTCAGAGATAAGTGTCAAGAGATTTGCTTAAAAGCCTACAATCAAGCTATAGGTTTACTTCCACTCCCAAATCCGAATGATCCTGAGTGCCCGTGCCAAACTAAAGCCACTGAAAATCTTAGTCCTCCAATAGATTCCTGTTCTTGCTCTGACGAAGGTTCTGTGTCTAGTGAAGATACAGACGACGATGAGTGGACCATTGAATTCACTCCACCTGCAGCGCGATGGGATCAGAAAGCAAAACACCCACCCACTTTAGTAGAGAACGAGTGTCAATACAATTACTTAGATTACAAAGTAAAACTGTTAGACAAATACGGAAATCAAGTCCCGAGGTACTTCAAGGGCCCAGACGGGAAACAAGAATGCAGTGATTTAGGAGGATTTTGGAGCCCAGACAAGGTCTGGATGGAAATCAATAAAGACGGTTACATAGGGCCTGATAACCGTTGGGTGCCAATGAACTTCATAGGACCGGATGGGATGTTCTATTCTGCTGAAGAGGGTTCTTTCGCTGACGCTTCTGGTCAGTTGTTAAAAATTGGCATTGATGGATATATCGACAAAGACGGTAAATGGGCATGGTACTCTAAGAGAAAAGGTGCTAAGAGTACTAAATCCACGATGTCAGGTTCGACTAAAACAGAGAAATCTCCAAAGCGAGATTCACCTCGAGACAAACCTGATGCCAAGGGCAAAGCGCCTTCTCCTGTGATGAAAGGAAAAGGACCtgataagaaggctcaaggcaCAGAGAGCAAAAAGGGCTCTCCTAAAACTACATTTGGAAAAGGAGGCAAAAACGCAGTAGTGATGAGTGTTATGAATTATGACAATAGATTGCCTACAATGAAGAGTTACAACGAGCGACCCCGATATATGGATCCAAGGAAAATAGCCAAATACCGTGAGATAATGAAGGGCCTCCAGATGTATGATGACCTCTATGAATTTAGGCCTCCTATAAAAACGAATAGAGCCTCTAACACTCCCAGTAAGAAAATATCGCCGTTTACAATGGACAGGCATAATACAGTGACGATGGTTGCTGCTCAATCTTATATCAGAAGTAATAATTCTACTGCTTCATAAactaagttattttaaaaaaaattgtttggtaAATGTTCTGTATCTTTttcaaatttaataaattattgaatttcagTAACAAACACGATATTTTTTTGAATGGATAAAGTATTCCTTGCGTAGTTTATTGAAGATCGTAACGTGATGTAAATCCTATATTTaaatacctcaggcactgacttaaTTAAGCGCTAGatattggctccgtgcacgattacagcgccaactagcgtccacaactttgtgggctctgtcacattgacatttaggtcgtatatttgtgaaaaaatatcgaaatgaaaaaataacaaatattttcaactaataaattgttgtgataccacgatttgggtggaaaaaaggttttgaaatcattttggtcattcaaatcaaatgaggtaagtccaaaaagtgtgtttaattttgattgtgtcagggtttgtttacttcatttatagttgtagttttacagtaaaacaaaaagaaaaagctactttaacggtttcattatataacagtaaatatatttaaatgtttctgtatcgctagtaataaattaaatatcgttttcagatcgaaatgagtatcgttttgaagaccgggtttgtgagagttacaatatcaaattccaaccacaaaccgtatttaaaggaaagttgttggtattggctggacaagtccgagatgtagaagaattaagaacaaaacaagggcagagttcaataattcacgctctcatcataaggcaaacatctgtgcacaacaactactgtgactcatttttgtactaccacgttgtatagtccagttatttccaaattgtaaacggctattaaaccaaccctatcgaaatacagtccactcttttatttaagttcccagtaggacccttttcatgcgattaattaatgatattaaaatgtattatgtagaatcgctttgccattgacagatacatctgatgacagagctaacattatttctacttttgaccaccatgagcgctgcgatagattatgtcccccccacctagtacttcgcacccagcgaatagcaGGTTATTCTGTAATCATGACTGATGTCCAaagatttttcataaaatgtaaAACCTCTTTTAAACATGCTTTTTTGTAATTTGATCATGGCCGTATAGAGTTTGAATTGTGacgtagaaaaaaaattataaatagttaCATCATTTTTGGCAACACGGAAAattcaaagttattttttagtattttctttaaaatttctAAATTGAGGtgcaaattatgtaatttttaaagcaaataaataatttacatccattaataataacataatcGATTGAAAATGTCTCTTTCGGATTCCATGTTTTTGTTTGAAATAGTGGTAGAGGAAATCAAGAGCCTCATTAATTGCCAGGAATTTAATATTACAAGTCAATTCGCCGATTTATTCTCACTTAACTTAAAAGATCCCAATGAATTGGCGGTGGCGGTTCCAAAACGCAACCGGAAAAAGGTTAAACGAAAATCGAAGGTAAGAGACAGTAAGATCAAAGTTATAAAGGCGCCAGCACCGTCTGTggaacctaaaataaaaattggCCAGTCCATATTAATTGCTAACAATGTGGACTCACTCAAAATGAATATGCAAACATATCCTTTGCAACTTACACTTTGGAGTAAAGACGACCCTCAGCTCGTAATGGGTTCCACGAGTATTCCTTGGAGCACACCTTACATTGCCTACCTTAATGACATAATCAAAAATCGGGATGTTACTCCAGTAACAGTGGAAGGGACATACAATGTATTTGATGAGCTATCTTCGAGACGTATGGCAACTTTACAAATGAGCATCAAATTAAGCTGCCTGAAAGATAAAGTAACCACACAGTTCAGATCGCTTTCCGAAGATGAtccacaaacatttatgtatacAGGGTTCAATTCTAAGCCCACGACTATTTTGAGTACGATCAAAGATAAGCAAGTAGCCAAAAAAGATAATGCATTGCAAGTTGACAATGCTGACCCAGGCACTATTAAAACTATATATTCCGGGGGCAAGAGGAAGTATAAAAGATCaagtaaagataaaaataaaagttctaaAGCAACAACTAAAACAATGCACTCTGCCACGATTCAACCGAAGAAATTGAAAACAAATTTGAATCGATCCACTGAAACCGCTGAACCAGAGCCTCCACCAGAGCGGGTAGAGCCCAGTGTGAAAGAACCTGATCAATCAATTActcaaataaaagaaaagatTGTAGACTTGGTAAAAAGCGATACTGATTTAGAAGTTGAAAAACCAGTAGCACTGATAAAGTCAAAATCGTATGCATCATTGgaatatgaaaatcatttgaATACTTTAGATTACATCTTCGGCGACCGTAGAGGTCCTTTTGGAAATCAAGTATACTGCGTGGGATATTTTACTGTTCAAAAGGACACTCCATCTAAACAATCGATCAAAGATACTAAAAGTTCAGATAAGTCAGAAGAAGTGAAGGAGAAGTTTAAATTCAGACTCTGTGACAGTGAATGCCCGAGCAAAAAAGCGACAAGCGGGTCGCGTTCTCTAAGTCATTGTTCTATAGACTTGCCACAAGAAGCAGCGAACCTCATCAGTGTTACAAAGTGTGACCATGTGGAATGCGACGTGAAGAAACACAGGGAACTCCCACCCCCACCTGATGATCGGATTTTGATTGACATGTCTGGTCTCAAAGGAGAATGCTGCAATGTTACTGAAAAGATAGAAGAAGTAGTCGGAGGTATGACTGCAAAAATGAAAGTTGGTAACGACCCTTGTTACTGTTCTTGCGAATGTACTTTTGGGTTTACAAAGAAGACAACCTACTGTAAGATTTGTGGAGGCTACGAGTTATCCGGAGATGAATTATCACGAAGGCCTGGGCATGATATGCCATTCCCTTGTCCAATTTTTCATAAACTTGTAGACAAAAAGTTTAAGTCATTTAGTGCTTCTGGCAGTGATAGCAGGAGAAACCTAAAGGGTGGAAAGAAATCAGTAGTTGACAAAAGCGGTGAATCCGAAAAAGATGGTAAAAAagggaaaaagaaaaagaaggatgaCAGATTTAAGTTTAATTATGGTTATCAAGGTATACGTACGTATTTaagcatttttttaatatttttttaaagattcatcataaataaataagatgatGATGGAATCACATTACTTATAATTATACTGACCTTACTTTTCAGCGCCTCAAATTGGACACAGTCAATGCGCTATGCCTTGTACAGGCACGTTAGGCAATGTGCCTAAGCATATGGGTTGGCTTTGGACGGCGGAAGATGTTCCTGGTATGAAGGTAAGATAAATTCAATTGTAAATGATAAATCATTGGAAACAggttttcagtattttttttgtttatttctttattttatttttttagtttcgacCTAACTGGAAACCTGGAGCaacaaataaatttgttgtacgCTTACTCAGAATGGCTAAAAATCCTGGCGAAGTTATAGCCAAGAAACGAAAGAAGGATCAAGGGAAGAAACGTCCGCTCAAGAGGCCACTTCTGATTGTACAAAAGAAGGAAGGCGAGTACACAGTTACGATGGAGACAATGAAAGCGTACTCTAAACCAAGAGCTCTTAACCAACACCCATACGAAGACAAACCTGTTGTCACGTACACTATCGGTAGAAGCGATGAAGAGAACCGTGAACGAAGACTGAAAAAGGAACGTGCCCAAAGACGCCTGGAAAGAGCACAGCGCGATTTCATTCAAAGCGCTTTCAAAGACATGTGTCAAGATATTTGCCTCAAAACTTACCAGCAAGCACTTGGCATATTACCTGATACAGAAGATCCAGAATGCACGTGCTACCCGGCAGAACCTGGGCCAGATAGAACTAACTTGGACGTTTCGTGTTCATGTTCAGAAGATTCTGCTTCTCTAGGCTCTGATACAGATTCCGATGAATGGATAGTAGAATTTACTCCACCAAATGCGTTATTCGATCCTACGTATAAGggtaaaaaagtattaaaagtCGATAATGGTACTCAATACACTTACCTAGATTACAGAGTCAAATTAACCGATAGATTTGGAAACCCTGTGCCAAGATTCTTTAAAGGGCCAGATGGAAAGCAGCAATGCAGTGATTTGGGAGGATTCTGGAGCCCTGACCGTAAATGGTTAGAAATCAACGTTGACGGTTACATAGCTCCGGACAATCGGTGGGCTCCCAATTCTTTCATCGGCCCGAGCGGCGAACAGGTTGACGCAGAAACAGGGAAATTCCAAGCTACCAATCTGAAATGGTTAGTCGTTGGAATTGACGGTTATGTCGACGGCCAAGGAAAATGGAAATTCTACCCAAAACCTAGAGCATCTCCACCTCAGAAGCAGCCTCGCACACCCGGTAAAAAGGGTGGTAAAAAAggtgatgataaaaagaaacaaCCGGAGATAAAACCATCCGTTGCCACCTGGAGTTGTTTCGGCGATGCTTCTCCTAAGGATTTGGGTAAGATGGGTATAATGGGCCATGGTTTAGATAGAAAGCTGTTGTTGTCTACACTGCAGCAAATGTTAGCGCGCGGGGAAGACGTCACAATTCCTCAGCCCTCAGTTGTTCCAAGACGGCCCGAGTCAAAGAAAGGAAGGAAACCTCGAGCACACAGAGGCGAAGCTTACGATCCTTGGAATTATTTTGCGGAACGGACGAAGTGTAGGCACCCTGTGCCATCTGAAAAAGGAATAGTGGCGGTGGATGCTCACGGCAATAAGACTTATTTCaggttgaagaattatagaaaTACAAGGCCGAAAGACAGGTTAGCGGACTTGAATAAGCAGGGTATCAGTTTGAGTTCATTCCACCTGCCGTGCTTCCACTCGTTCATCAACAGCGAGATCATGAAACAGCAGCAGCGGGAGCGATTCAACGTGCTCGCAGCCAGAGGCAAAAGTGTCGCCACCCAAGCCAACTAGCCTGATGCTGTGTccaaaagatatttatttttggtgTAGTTCGAATTGTGGTGTAAGGTTTTAGAGATAGGATCTTAAGTGCAAGTGACATTTGGTAACGTGCTAAGTTAAATTTCGTAACGTTTTGGTTTCTGTAAGTGTAACGACTAacgatattaaaaatattgtgactttaaccgattttttataatttcctatCATTTTCAGAATAGTTTCTTTATTGTTTGATGAAtgaagtaagttttttttttattttgttaactcGTTTAATATGATACCTTCTAAATATCGTATTAAAATGAGATTATTTACAGGAGGTGGCCAGAGGATGGCGACCGGGTGCCATATCAAAGCGGTTGCTACGTAAACTGAAAAGGATAAAGATGGCTAGGTCAACCGTGGCACTGAATAAGCCTTCAAAGAAAGCGA from the Ostrinia nubilalis chromosome 5, ilOstNubi1.1, whole genome shotgun sequence genome contains:
- the LOC135072046 gene encoding uncharacterized protein LOC135072046 isoform X2; the encoded protein is MSLSDSMFLFEIVVEEIKSLINCQEFNITSQFADLFSLNLKDPNELAVAVPKRNRKKVKRKSKVRDSKIKVIKAPAPSVEPKIKIGQSILIANNVDSLKMNMQTYPLQLTLWSKDDPQLVMGSTSIPWSTPYIAYLNDIIKNRDVTPVTVEGTYNVFDELSSRRMATLQMSIKLSCLKDKVTTQFRSLSEDDPQTFMYTGFNSKPTTILSTIKDKQVAKKDNALQVDNADPGTIKTIYSGGKRKYKRSSKDKNKSSKATTKTMHSATIQPKKLKTNLNRSTETAEPEPPPERVEPSVKEPDQSITQIKEKIVDLVKSDTDLEVEKPVALIKSKSYASLEYENHLNTLDYIFGDRRGPFGNQVYCVGYFTVQKDTPSKQSIKDTKSSDKSEEVKEKFKFRLCDSECPSKKATSGSRSLSHCSIDLPQEAANLISVTKCDHVECDVKKHRELPPPPDDRILIDMSGLKGECCNVTEKIEEVVGGMTAKMKVGNDPCYCSCECTFGFTKKTTYCKICGGYELSGDELSRRPGHDMPFPCPIFHKLVDKKFKSFSASGSDSRRNLKGGKKSVVDKSGESEKDGKKGKKKKKDDRFKFNYGYQAPQIGHSQCAMPCTGTLGNVPKHMGWLWTAEDVPGMKFRPNWKPGATNKFVVRLLRMAKNPGEVIAKKRKKDQGKKRPLKRPLLIVQKKEGEYTVTMETMKAYSKPRALNQHPYEDKPVVTYTIGRSDEENRERRLKKERAQRRLERAQRDFIQSAFKDMCQDICLKTYQQALGILPDTEDPECTCYPAEPGPDRTNLDVSCSCSEDSASLGSDTDSDEWIVEFTPPNALFDPTYKGKKVLKVDNGTQYTYLDYRVKLTDRFGNPVPRFFKGPDGKQQCSDLGGFWSPDRKWLEINVDGYIAPDNRWAPNSFIGPSGEQVDAETGKFQATNLKWLVVGIDGYVDGQGKWKFYPKPRASPPQKQPRTPGKKGGKKGDDKKKQPEIKPSVATWSCFGDASPKDLGKMGIMGHGLDRKLLLSTLQQMLARGEDVTIPQPSVVPRRPESKKGRKPRAHRGEAYDPWNYFAERTKCRHPVPSEKGIVAVDAHGNKTYFRLKNYRNTRPKDRLADLNKQGISLSSFHLPCFHSFINSEIMKQQQRERFNVLAARGKSVATQAN
- the LOC135072046 gene encoding uncharacterized protein LOC135072046 isoform X1, whose product is MSLSDSMFLFEIVVEEIKSLINCQEFNITSQFADLFSLNLKDPNELAVAVPKRNRKKVKRKSKVRDSKIKVIKAPAPSVEPKIKIGQSILIANNVDSLKMNMQTYPLQLTLWSKDDPQLVMGSTSIPWSTPYIAYLNDIIKNRDVTPVTVEGTYNVFDELSSRRMATLQMSIKLSCLKDKVTTQFRSLSEDDPQTFMYTGFNSKPTTILSTIKDKQVAKKDNALQVDNADPGTIKTIYSGGKRKYKRSSKDKNKSSKATTKTMHSATIQPKKLKTNLNRSTETAEPEPPPERVEPSVKEPDQSITQIKEKIVDLVKSDTDLEVEKPVALIKSKSYASLEYENHLNTLDYIFGDRRGPFGNQVYCVGYFTVQKDTPSKQSIKDTKSSDKSEEVKEKFKFRLCDSECPSKKATSGSRSLSHCSIDLPQEAANLISVTKCDHVECDVKKHRELPPPPDDRILIDMSGLKGECCNVTEKIEEVVGGMTAKMKVGNDPCYCSCECTFGFTKKTTYCKICGGYELSGDELSRRPGHDMPFPCPIFHKLVDKKFKSFSASGSDSRRNLKGGKKSVVDKSGESEKDGKKGKKKKKDDRFKFNYGYQGIPPQIGHSQCAMPCTGTLGNVPKHMGWLWTAEDVPGMKFRPNWKPGATNKFVVRLLRMAKNPGEVIAKKRKKDQGKKRPLKRPLLIVQKKEGEYTVTMETMKAYSKPRALNQHPYEDKPVVTYTIGRSDEENRERRLKKERAQRRLERAQRDFIQSAFKDMCQDICLKTYQQALGILPDTEDPECTCYPAEPGPDRTNLDVSCSCSEDSASLGSDTDSDEWIVEFTPPNALFDPTYKGKKVLKVDNGTQYTYLDYRVKLTDRFGNPVPRFFKGPDGKQQCSDLGGFWSPDRKWLEINVDGYIAPDNRWAPNSFIGPSGEQVDAETGKFQATNLKWLVVGIDGYVDGQGKWKFYPKPRASPPQKQPRTPGKKGGKKGDDKKKQPEIKPSVATWSCFGDASPKDLGKMGIMGHGLDRKLLLSTLQQMLARGEDVTIPQPSVVPRRPESKKGRKPRAHRGEAYDPWNYFAERTKCRHPVPSEKGIVAVDAHGNKTYFRLKNYRNTRPKDRLADLNKQGISLSSFHLPCFHSFINSEIMKQQQRERFNVLAARGKSVATQAN